The Desulfoscipio gibsoniae DSM 7213 genome contains a region encoding:
- a CDS encoding lipid II:glycine glycyltransferase FemX, protein MMAKYRTLSAKESAAWLAFLEKTPAPDIYFTPGYAQTFSREGDARLFVYEKGTQVVVYPYILRRVHSPPGIGQTYYDITSPYGYGGPLYSRAVDVNIINDFYACFKQYCRENKIITEFIRFHPLLQNHVPMCDLVDVQRNSTVVFIDLSKKPDEIWSGYQRSNRKNVKKALREGVSVTIESSPRHFAEFMNIYRQTMDRNQADRFYYFSLDFFNRLHQGMQNRYVYAQAWLHGKIVSTELLIYNQHYVHSFLGGTLAEYFPYRPNNLLKHEVIKWARKQGIRYFILGGGRSDDDGIFKYKSTFSGDIAGYFIGKKIHNREAVAEITGALSQADTGVDFFPPYRR, encoded by the coding sequence ATGATGGCAAAGTATCGTACACTAAGTGCTAAAGAGAGCGCTGCCTGGCTGGCCTTTTTAGAAAAAACGCCGGCCCCGGATATATATTTTACTCCCGGGTATGCACAAACTTTCAGCCGTGAAGGTGATGCCAGGCTATTTGTTTATGAAAAGGGTACCCAAGTAGTCGTTTATCCCTACATCTTGCGCAGGGTACACAGCCCACCGGGCATAGGTCAAACATATTACGATATAACATCCCCTTATGGTTATGGCGGCCCCCTGTATTCACGTGCAGTGGATGTAAATATAATCAATGATTTCTACGCTTGCTTTAAACAATACTGCCGGGAGAACAAAATTATTACCGAATTTATTCGCTTTCACCCTTTGCTTCAAAACCATGTACCAATGTGTGACCTGGTTGATGTGCAAAGAAACTCCACTGTGGTATTTATCGATCTATCTAAAAAACCGGATGAAATCTGGTCGGGTTACCAGCGCAGCAACCGGAAAAACGTAAAAAAAGCACTGCGTGAGGGTGTGTCGGTGACCATCGAATCATCACCCCGACATTTTGCAGAATTTATGAATATTTACAGGCAAACCATGGATAGAAATCAGGCCGACCGGTTTTATTATTTCTCCCTTGACTTTTTTAACCGGTTACACCAGGGTATGCAAAACCGTTACGTTTATGCCCAGGCTTGGCTACATGGAAAAATTGTATCCACCGAGTTGCTGATTTACAACCAGCATTATGTACATTCCTTTTTAGGAGGTACCCTGGCGGAGTACTTCCCATATCGCCCCAATAATTTACTCAAACATGAGGTTATCAAGTGGGCCCGAAAGCAGGGTATCAGGTATTTCATACTGGGCGGCGGCAGAAGTGATGATGACGGTATCTTTAAATATAAAAGCACTTTCTCCGGGGATATAGCCGGGTACTTCATTGGTAAAAAAATTCACAACCGGGAGGCTGTGGCTGAAATAACAGGCGCTCTTTCCCAGGCGGATACCGGGGTGGATTTCTTCCCCCCTTATCGGAGGTGA
- a CDS encoding DUF3307 domain-containing protein: protein MAFLITLGGHVFTEYTLQKTKLGIYKRKNFLGLLIHASLWTLAMCPGLALLGLFAPWKALFLLVTHAIIDFIKMRITIDKKNFFHPVNIIDQLMHFLTVIIVYIT from the coding sequence TTGGCATTCCTAATAACACTTGGTGGCCATGTTTTCACAGAATACACTTTGCAAAAAACAAAACTGGGTATATACAAAAGAAAAAATTTTTTGGGGCTGCTCATCCATGCTTCTTTATGGACCCTGGCCATGTGTCCCGGACTTGCTCTGCTGGGCCTTTTCGCCCCATGGAAGGCATTATTTCTTTTGGTCACACACGCCATAATAGATTTTATAAAAATGCGCATAACCATTGATAAAAAGAATTTTTTTCATCCCGTCAACATCATTGACCAGCTAATGCACTTTTTAACGGTGATTATTGTCTATATAACATAA
- a CDS encoding glycosyltransferase family 2 protein gives MISIVIPIYNEAETLPLLYSRLMTVLPALQDKCEVIFVDDGSSDQSLSIMSGYVRENESIRVLKLSRNFGHQAAITAGLKNAAGDAVIIMDGDLQDPPEELPQFIEKWREGFDVVYAIREKRKEGVLKRMAYHNFYRILDLVSDIKIPLDSGDFCVLDRKVVNVLNNELPENIRFVRGLRSYAGFKQIGIRYERHGRAAGEAKYTYKKLIKLALDGIFGFTLLPLKMATYSGLFVAVSSLIIGLVFLMARFFNFPIFGTHVQDVPGFTTLAVGGFFLGGIILLFMGVLGEYMGRIYIEVKQRPLYIVEQVIENRQPSISVNNE, from the coding sequence ATGATATCAATTGTTATACCTATTTACAACGAAGCTGAAACGCTTCCTCTGCTATATAGTCGTTTAATGACAGTTCTTCCGGCGCTTCAAGATAAATGTGAAGTTATTTTTGTGGATGATGGTTCCAGTGACCAATCACTATCTATTATGAGCGGTTATGTCAGAGAAAATGAGTCTATCCGGGTTTTGAAACTCTCTAGGAACTTTGGGCATCAAGCTGCAATAACCGCGGGGCTTAAAAATGCTGCCGGGGATGCGGTGATCATAATGGATGGAGACCTTCAGGACCCTCCCGAGGAACTGCCGCAATTTATTGAAAAATGGCGTGAAGGTTTTGATGTTGTATATGCAATTCGTGAGAAACGTAAAGAAGGCGTTCTTAAACGTATGGCCTACCATAATTTTTATAGAATACTTGACTTGGTAAGCGATATTAAAATACCTCTGGACTCAGGAGATTTTTGTGTGCTAGACCGTAAGGTGGTTAATGTATTAAACAATGAATTACCGGAAAACATCAGATTTGTAAGGGGACTGCGATCGTATGCCGGTTTTAAACAAATTGGCATACGATATGAAAGACATGGCAGGGCGGCCGGTGAGGCGAAGTATACCTATAAAAAACTTATTAAACTGGCGCTGGATGGAATTTTTGGGTTTACTTTGCTGCCACTGAAAATGGCTACATATTCCGGTTTGTTTGTTGCTGTTTCATCTCTGATAATTGGGCTGGTTTTCCTTATGGCCAGATTTTTTAACTTTCCTATCTTTGGAACTCATGTTCAAGATGTTCCCGGTTTTACAACATTGGCAGTAGGCGGCTTTTTTTTAGGTGGTATAATATTGCTTTTTATGGGGGTCCTTGGCGAGTACATGGGCCGCATATATATTGAAGTAAAACAAAGACCGCTTTATATAGTAGAACAAGTTATAGAAAACAGGCAGCCATCAATATCAGTTAATAATGAATAA
- a CDS encoding sugar transferase, protein MHLLIFHGQQFLKRIFDLTLSFLLLTVSLPFFIIIALLTKLDSRGPVLFTQKRLGKNGKEFSCLKFRTMVGNAGDVLRHALEKDQALREEWEINFKLKNDPRVTRVGSFLRKTSLDELPQIINVLRGEMSLVGPRPRPLYELEGQKGNDMFYVGLTVRPGITGLWQVSGRNDLDFKQRILLDAMYVQNWSLKLDFLLLFKTIKVVLKQTGAY, encoded by the coding sequence ATGCACCTTTTGATTTTTCATGGTCAGCAATTTTTAAAGCGTATTTTTGATCTAACCTTGAGCTTCTTACTGCTTACTGTCAGCCTTCCTTTTTTTATCATCATTGCTTTACTAACTAAATTGGACTCCCGGGGTCCTGTATTATTTACCCAAAAAAGGCTGGGCAAAAACGGAAAGGAATTTAGTTGCCTGAAATTTCGCACTATGGTAGGTAATGCCGGGGACGTTTTACGGCATGCACTGGAAAAAGACCAGGCTTTAAGAGAAGAATGGGAAATTAACTTTAAACTAAAAAACGACCCGCGGGTAACCCGTGTGGGCAGTTTTTTAAGGAAAACCAGTCTGGACGAGTTGCCACAAATAATAAATGTACTACGGGGAGAAATGAGCCTGGTCGGTCCCAGGCCGCGTCCTCTTTATGAGCTGGAGGGCCAAAAAGGCAACGATATGTTTTATGTTGGTTTAACAGTACGCCCTGGTATAACCGGACTATGGCAAGTCTCCGGGCGCAATGATTTGGACTTTAAACAACGCATATTATTAGACGCCATGTATGTGCAAAACTGGTCTTTAAAATTGGATTTTTTATTACTATTTAAAACAATCAAAGTTGTTTTAAAGCAAACGGGGGCATATTAA
- a CDS encoding UDP-glucose dehydrogenase family protein yields MQVTIIGSGYVGLTTGVALAYLGHQVTLLDKNPAVVSALVKGSCTIYEYGMDELMQSARHNISFTTSFAGIGSSRVILIAVGTPPKSSGDADLGFVENAVAQIAGHLDGTNYPVIVNKSTVPPGTASRVKTLVNNILLGKGIYSGVKVASNPEFLREGTAFLDALYPDRIIIGAEDRSTTEVLIELYNPIIKQSFTAPACLPRPKGYAGPVLFATNPLNAELIKYASNAFLAMKISFINEFAGLAELLNADIVDVAYGMGLDSRIGDKFLRAGVGWGGSCFGKDARAILYTAQKYGYSLPLVQAAIEVNDRQKKLVTSKIRSSLKTIPGSTIGIIGLAFKPGTDDCRETPATDLISELLNMGAFIKVYDPMAMENYQKQNPGLPVEYAADLADLAAGCDALVLLTEWEQFKNADWQSLRQLMKKNVFIDGRNLFDPRVMDELGFVYHGVGRRVRVKGHTAVADSKALS; encoded by the coding sequence ATGCAGGTGACTATTATTGGGTCAGGTTATGTGGGATTAACCACCGGGGTAGCCCTTGCTTACCTGGGGCATCAAGTTACTTTATTGGATAAAAACCCGGCGGTTGTAAGCGCTTTAGTAAAAGGTAGCTGCACCATATATGAATATGGCATGGATGAGCTAATGCAAAGTGCCCGGCATAATATCTCTTTTACTACTTCCTTTGCCGGAATTGGTAGCTCCAGGGTAATCCTTATCGCGGTGGGTACACCGCCTAAAAGCAGCGGGGATGCGGACCTTGGTTTTGTGGAAAACGCGGTGGCCCAAATAGCTGGCCATCTTGACGGCACCAATTATCCGGTTATTGTGAATAAATCCACCGTGCCCCCGGGAACAGCCAGCAGGGTAAAGACGTTAGTCAATAACATACTGCTGGGCAAGGGGATATATTCAGGGGTTAAAGTAGCTTCTAATCCGGAATTTTTACGGGAAGGGACCGCATTTTTGGATGCGCTATATCCCGATCGGATTATTATAGGCGCTGAGGATCGATCCACCACGGAGGTGCTTATTGAGCTTTACAATCCCATCATAAAGCAAAGTTTTACTGCTCCGGCATGTTTGCCCAGACCAAAGGGATATGCCGGGCCAGTATTGTTTGCCACTAATCCACTAAATGCCGAATTAATTAAATATGCCTCCAATGCTTTCCTGGCTATGAAAATATCTTTTATCAATGAATTTGCCGGACTGGCCGAGCTATTAAATGCGGATATTGTTGATGTAGCTTACGGTATGGGCCTGGACAGCAGAATCGGTGATAAATTCCTGAGGGCCGGGGTGGGGTGGGGAGGCAGTTGTTTTGGTAAAGATGCCCGGGCTATACTGTACACCGCCCAAAAATATGGCTATTCCCTCCCCCTGGTGCAAGCCGCCATTGAAGTAAATGACAGGCAGAAAAAATTAGTGACATCTAAAATTCGTTCCAGTTTAAAAACTATCCCCGGCAGCACCATCGGCATAATAGGGCTGGCATTTAAGCCTGGCACGGATGATTGTCGAGAAACCCCCGCGACGGATTTAATTTCGGAATTGCTTAATATGGGGGCCTTCATAAAAGTTTATGACCCCATGGCCATGGAAAATTACCAAAAACAAAATCCCGGTTTACCTGTGGAGTATGCTGCTGATTTGGCCGATTTGGCTGCGGGTTGTGATGCGCTGGTGCTGCTTACTGAATGGGAGCAGTTTAAGAATGCTGACTGGCAATCGCTGCGACAATTAATGAAAAAAAATGTATTCATTGATGGAAGGAACCTATTTGACCCCCGGGTTATGGATGAGCTGGGTTTTGTGTACCATGGCGTGGGCAGGCGTGTGCGTGTAAAAGGGCACACTGCTGTAGCCGACTCGAAAGCGTTGTCATGA
- a CDS encoding GtrA family protein, with protein sequence MSLRQYVKFIVVGSMNTLISFFIFFICYALLQCNYFISMVVSYVVGVLNSYFWNRLWTFENKKTNLKNFIKFIFVYITTFIINLLMMFILIDIGGFGVLMSQVFSLSFVSVVSFTAHKYWSFGIEETKNAVCIDK encoded by the coding sequence GTGAGTTTAAGGCAGTATGTAAAATTTATTGTTGTGGGATCAATGAATACCTTGATTAGTTTTTTTATTTTTTTTATATGTTATGCCCTGTTGCAATGTAACTATTTTATTTCAATGGTGGTTTCATATGTTGTTGGTGTTTTAAATAGCTACTTTTGGAATAGATTGTGGACGTTTGAAAACAAAAAAACCAATCTTAAAAATTTTATTAAATTCATCTTTGTATATATAACAACATTTATTATAAATTTACTTATGATGTTTATATTGATAGATATCGGCGGGTTTGGTGTTTTGATGTCGCAGGTTTTTTCGCTTTCTTTTGTTAGTGTTGTTAGTTTTACAGCCCATAAATATTGGAGTTTTGGAATTGAGGAAACCAAAAATGCAGTATGTATTGATAAGTGA
- a CDS encoding NAD-dependent epimerase/dehydratase family protein — MDLKDMTVLVTGGGGFMGSHLCEALACSGAQVRVIDNFASGRPGNLAGIKDRLELVNGSVADEKKVRQACCGVDAVVHTAFPMAMRERSLETDVMVDYLAGLFNLLKETIAVNALFVYISSIAVYGNQQYVPVDEKHPLEPVMLHGAMKLAGEYLCRTLAHSHGLKAVILRVADIYGPKNTRVSVPVRFLMNALAGQPLRVFGSGRQSRTYTYVDDFVQAVLGVLITPAAVGQVFNIAGDQVVSMYDLALLAKQIANSSSPVILEKNMPSDGRQLVIDGTLARQTLHLGQPVSIREGLTKTRDWLLLEPGFYQ, encoded by the coding sequence ATGGATCTTAAAGATATGACGGTGCTGGTTACCGGGGGTGGGGGCTTTATGGGCTCCCATCTCTGTGAGGCGCTGGCGTGTTCCGGGGCCCAAGTGAGGGTGATAGATAATTTTGCCTCGGGCCGGCCGGGTAACCTGGCCGGTATTAAGGATCGGCTGGAACTGGTTAATGGCAGTGTAGCCGACGAGAAAAAAGTGCGGCAGGCCTGTTGCGGTGTGGATGCCGTGGTGCATACCGCTTTTCCCATGGCCATGCGGGAGCGTTCTCTGGAAACAGATGTAATGGTGGATTACCTGGCCGGGCTGTTTAATTTGCTAAAGGAAACCATCGCCGTTAATGCATTGTTTGTTTATATTTCGTCCATTGCGGTATACGGTAACCAGCAATATGTGCCTGTAGATGAAAAACACCCTCTGGAACCAGTTATGTTGCATGGGGCCATGAAACTTGCGGGGGAATACCTGTGCCGCACATTGGCTCACAGTCACGGCTTAAAGGCGGTAATTCTCAGGGTGGCGGATATCTACGGGCCTAAAAACACCAGGGTTAGCGTACCGGTGAGGTTTTTAATGAATGCCCTGGCGGGGCAGCCCTTGCGGGTGTTCGGCTCGGGCCGGCAGTCAAGGACGTATACCTACGTGGATGATTTCGTGCAAGCGGTGCTTGGTGTTTTAATAACCCCGGCTGCAGTAGGCCAGGTGTTCAATATTGCAGGGGATCAGGTGGTTTCCATGTATGATTTGGCGCTGCTGGCCAAGCAAATTGCCAATAGCAGCAGCCCGGTGATATTAGAAAAAAATATGCCTTCTGATGGTAGACAACTGGTTATAGACGGTACTTTGGCCAGGCAAACATTGCATTTGGGCCAGCCGGTGAGTATAAGGGAGGGATTGACTAAAACCAGGGATTGGCTGCTCCTGGAGCCCGGTTTTTATCAATAA
- a CDS encoding sugar transferase, translating to MPGWISSPLIGGEHGIINTHDVIKRWFDIILSLVLLIIFSPIMVIITLAIKITSPGEVIYRQQRLGRYGKIFYLLKFRSMVKNAESMGSGMLLEENDTRITPLGKFLRKTSLDELPQLINVLKGEMSMVGPRPAPVFHLPKYDDEQRRRLQFRPGITGWAQVNGRVALYWPQRIELDLWYIDHYSLLLDYKILLKTAWTVFDRKSTAAKPDRKDVDPFMKM from the coding sequence ATACCGGGGTGGATTTCTTCCCCCCTTATCGGAGGTGAGCATGGCATTATTAACACACATGATGTAATTAAAAGATGGTTTGATATAATTTTATCTTTGGTTTTACTGATCATCTTCAGTCCTATTATGGTTATCATTACCCTGGCAATTAAAATAACCTCACCCGGGGAAGTGATTTACCGGCAGCAGAGACTGGGCAGATACGGTAAAATTTTTTACTTGCTTAAATTTAGAAGTATGGTAAAAAACGCTGAATCTATGGGCTCCGGCATGCTGTTGGAGGAGAATGATACCAGGATTACCCCGCTGGGTAAATTTTTGCGCAAAACCAGCCTTGATGAATTACCCCAACTAATTAACGTTTTAAAAGGCGAGATGAGCATGGTGGGCCCCCGGCCTGCCCCCGTGTTTCACTTGCCCAAATACGATGACGAGCAGAGGCGTAGGCTGCAGTTCAGGCCCGGTATCACCGGGTGGGCCCAGGTGAACGGTCGGGTGGCCCTTTACTGGCCCCAGAGAATTGAACTGGATTTGTGGTATATCGACCATTATTCACTGTTGTTGGATTATAAAATTTTACTAAAAACAGCCTGGACTGTTTTTGATAGAAAAAGTACCGCCGCTAAACCGGATCGTAAAGACGTTGACCCTTTTATGAAAATGTGA
- a CDS encoding glycosyltransferase family 4 protein — MKIVLSAYACLPNRGSEGGVGWNWARELSREHQLWVLTSEWNRDEIEKSGGLANVNFIYISDRWVKLAWLIPWGVGGWLYNYWWQYKSFLTARELHKVIGFELAHHLTYASWRIPSFLKKLGIPFIWGPVGGGEEVPPGFFKALGWQGWIKEQVRFLANRLSRFDPFVRATMKNANLILCSNKDTHKILPREFLHKSHVMLQVGIDMDERRQLPTGKNQGPFQILWVGRILPLKALPVLLWALKPLRYQFDFRLRVIGDGPDRKRCAGIARNCGIADRVDFIGWLPHEKVKIEYQNADLFVFTSLRDSVGTVVFEAMASGLPLVVMDCGGPKEVIGEAGICIPVNEGMEKAITELSNAIATIAADPALRENLSQKALTHVEAEHTWWQKPKLLFDLAQSFIQNHHIGRHA; from the coding sequence ATGAAAATTGTACTTTCGGCTTATGCATGCTTGCCAAACCGTGGTTCAGAGGGAGGTGTGGGCTGGAATTGGGCTCGAGAATTAAGCAGAGAACATCAATTATGGGTACTCACTTCAGAATGGAACCGGGACGAAATTGAAAAATCAGGTGGTTTAGCCAATGTAAACTTTATTTATATTTCTGACCGGTGGGTGAAATTAGCCTGGTTAATACCGTGGGGGGTTGGTGGCTGGCTTTATAATTACTGGTGGCAATATAAGTCATTCTTAACTGCACGCGAATTACACAAGGTTATTGGCTTTGAACTTGCCCATCATCTTACCTATGCATCCTGGCGCATACCTTCATTTCTTAAGAAATTGGGTATTCCTTTTATTTGGGGTCCGGTTGGCGGTGGTGAGGAGGTACCTCCCGGTTTTTTTAAAGCCCTGGGTTGGCAAGGCTGGATAAAAGAGCAGGTACGATTTTTGGCTAATCGATTGTCCCGGTTTGATCCTTTTGTTCGTGCAACTATGAAAAATGCCAATCTTATCTTGTGTTCCAATAAAGACACTCATAAAATATTGCCCCGGGAGTTTCTACATAAGTCTCATGTAATGTTACAAGTGGGAATAGATATGGATGAACGTCGGCAGTTACCCACCGGCAAAAACCAGGGCCCATTTCAAATTCTCTGGGTGGGCAGGATATTGCCTTTAAAGGCATTACCGGTATTATTATGGGCTCTTAAACCTTTACGTTACCAATTTGATTTTCGACTGCGGGTTATTGGTGATGGACCGGACAGAAAAAGATGTGCCGGTATAGCACGAAATTGTGGCATTGCCGACCGTGTAGATTTTATTGGCTGGTTGCCTCATGAAAAAGTTAAAATTGAATATCAAAATGCCGATTTATTTGTGTTTACCAGCCTCCGTGATAGTGTCGGCACTGTTGTTTTCGAGGCTATGGCTTCAGGCCTTCCCTTAGTAGTAATGGACTGCGGCGGTCCAAAAGAAGTAATAGGTGAAGCTGGAATTTGTATCCCGGTGAATGAAGGTATGGAGAAAGCGATAACTGAACTATCTAATGCAATTGCCACTATTGCGGCTGATCCGGCGCTGCGGGAAAACTTATCCCAAAAAGCTTTGACGCACGTTGAAGCAGAACATACCTGGTGGCAAAAGCCTAAATTGTTATTTGATTTGGCTCAATCATTTATTCAAAATCACCACATTGGTAGGCATGCTTAG
- a CDS encoding oligosaccharide flippase family protein encodes MNLRSVILKDGFYLAARQLLGMVIGLVGVLLITRAIGPGNYGLYSTAPGMVGYASNLHFGYIC; translated from the coding sequence ATGAATTTGCGTAGCGTTATCTTGAAAGACGGCTTTTATTTAGCTGCCCGGCAATTATTGGGCATGGTGATCGGTTTGGTAGGAGTGCTTTTAATTACCCGGGCCATAGGTCCGGGTAATTACGGCCTTTATTCCACCGCCCCGGGCATGGTCGGTTATGCAAGTAACCTTCATTTTGGATATATATGCTAG
- a CDS encoding LCP family protein: protein MKKSRFLYVVLLVLLIIVAIGFVYNTGWAKNSLQSFIVSQAGQSAVDTGASLEQSKTPKSQIAQLKDPLNILVVGIDKASSINGPPRPGPWRADVIILVQVDPDREQVSLLSIPRDTRTSIPGHGMEKIAHAHAYGAMPLTVAAVEELMGVRIDHYMSIDYVTFARMVDILGGIEIDVPRETITYHMHFKPGKQLMDGRQAYEYIHSRDEPQGDIARIERQQLFLRTLLETVREQAGGLDLAKMYLEYRKGSEISLSFVDMLKLALFTRELKPDNLIMHTLPGKPDYINGISYWVADQEGLETLRFQLLKVES from the coding sequence GTGAAAAAAAGTAGGTTTTTATATGTGGTGCTGCTCGTGCTATTAATTATCGTTGCGATCGGTTTTGTATACAATACCGGTTGGGCGAAAAACAGTTTACAATCTTTCATTGTTTCACAGGCCGGTCAAAGCGCCGTTGACACCGGAGCAAGTTTGGAGCAGTCGAAAACGCCCAAGTCACAAATCGCCCAATTGAAAGACCCTTTAAATATACTGGTAGTGGGTATTGATAAGGCATCTTCTATCAATGGCCCACCCCGCCCGGGCCCCTGGCGAGCCGATGTAATTATATTAGTCCAAGTGGACCCGGACCGCGAGCAGGTCAGCCTTTTATCTATCCCCCGCGACACCAGAACCAGTATACCCGGGCATGGTATGGAAAAAATCGCTCACGCCCATGCCTACGGTGCCATGCCGCTTACCGTTGCCGCGGTGGAAGAATTGATGGGGGTACGGATTGATCACTATATGAGCATTGATTATGTAACCTTTGCCCGTATGGTTGATATACTGGGCGGTATTGAAATTGACGTACCCAGGGAAACAATCACTTACCATATGCATTTTAAACCCGGCAAGCAGCTAATGGACGGAAGGCAGGCCTATGAATATATCCACAGCCGGGATGAGCCCCAAGGAGATATTGCCCGCATTGAAAGGCAGCAGCTTTTTTTGCGCACATTGCTGGAAACAGTGCGTGAACAGGCCGGGGGCCTGGATTTGGCCAAAATGTATCTGGAATATAGGAAAGGTTCGGAAATATCCCTGTCCTTTGTAGATATGTTAAAACTGGCACTTTTTACAAGGGAATTAAAACCCGATAATTTAATTATGCACACTTTGCCGGGTAAACCGGACTACATTAACGGCATTAGTTACTGGGTTGCTGACCAGGAGGGTTTGGAGACCCTAAGGTTCCAGCTGTTGAAAGTTGAAAGCTGA
- a CDS encoding UDP-glucuronic acid decarboxylase family protein, with the protein MSSIEQWSCPNNRPVSMVTGAAGFLGSHLVDRLLLEGHCVVGIDNFCTGSWENLYNARTVGRENFIFIEGDILGEFKLPSLNYDYVWHLASPASPVEYRRLSLETMLVNSAGTQKMLDIALEHGAKFLLASTSEAYGNPLVHPQPENYWGNVNPVGERACYDESKRFGEALTLEYHRRYGLDARIIRIFNTYGPRMQVNDGRVVPNFICQALQGKPLTVYGSGAQTRSFVFVTDEIEGFWRAMMSDKTDGEIINIGNPDEYTVLEFAGIIARLCGVELNIIYRPLPPDDPTRRCPDISKARKLLGWHPVVPLERGIAMTIDYFATQNTVLPTINKNKDLRIPSVEADYLQL; encoded by the coding sequence TTGTCGAGCATAGAACAATGGTCGTGCCCGAATAATCGGCCTGTATCAATGGTGACGGGAGCAGCGGGTTTTTTAGGCAGTCATTTGGTTGACCGGCTACTTTTAGAGGGACATTGTGTAGTTGGTATTGATAATTTTTGCACCGGCAGCTGGGAAAATTTATATAACGCTCGCACAGTGGGCCGGGAAAATTTTATATTTATTGAGGGCGATATATTAGGGGAGTTTAAACTACCAAGTTTAAATTACGATTATGTATGGCATTTGGCCAGTCCGGCCAGCCCGGTGGAATACCGTCGGTTAAGTCTTGAAACTATGCTGGTGAATAGTGCCGGCACCCAAAAAATGTTGGATATTGCGTTAGAACACGGTGCCAAATTTTTACTCGCCAGTACATCGGAAGCGTATGGTAACCCCCTGGTACACCCCCAGCCGGAAAACTACTGGGGCAATGTAAATCCCGTCGGTGAGCGGGCCTGTTATGATGAAAGCAAGCGTTTTGGGGAAGCGCTGACTTTGGAATACCACCGGCGCTATGGTCTGGATGCCAGAATCATAAGAATTTTTAACACCTATGGCCCCCGCATGCAGGTAAATGATGGCCGGGTGGTGCCCAACTTTATCTGTCAGGCTTTGCAGGGGAAACCCCTGACGGTATATGGCAGCGGCGCCCAGACACGCAGTTTTGTCTTTGTAACCGATGAAATAGAGGGTTTTTGGCGGGCTATGATGAGCGATAAGACGGACGGTGAAATTATTAATATAGGCAATCCGGACGAGTATACAGTTCTGGAATTTGCCGGAATTATCGCCCGCCTGTGTGGGGTAGAGTTAAATATTATATACAGGCCCCTGCCGCCCGACGACCCAACAAGACGCTGCCCGGATATCAGTAAAGCCAGGAAACTATTGGGCTGGCATCCGGTAGTGCCACTGGAGCGTGGTATAGCCATGACCATAGATTATTTTGCTACCCAAAATACGGTGCTTCCAACAATAAATAAAAATAAAGATCTACGTATCCCTTCAGTTGAAGCAGATTATTTGCAACTGTAA